DNA sequence from the Pseudomonas fluorescens Q2-87 genome:
CCAGCGGCGAACCGGCACCGGCCTGCGAAGCCTTGCAGGCCGATTTGCCCCAAGGCGTAGCCGGGCGCCTGCCCAAGGTGAAGCTGTCGAAGTTCGAGGCCGAGCGCTTCTCGGCGGTGTACAGCGCCTGGCTGATGAAATACCACAAGGACCTGCTGCCGGTGAGCGGTCGCGGCACCTCCGCCGAAGATGGCGGGCTGGGTTTCGTGCGCTTGCCGACCGAAGTTGAATGGGAGTTCGCTGCTCGCGGCGGGCAGGCCGTCAGCCGTCAGGATCTGGAAGGGCGTCTGTTTCCCCGGCGTCTGGAAGGCAGTGAAAGCGACGGGCCGCTGGCCGATTGGGCGGTGTTCAACCAGGTCGCCGGCGGCACCGGCCAAGCGGCGCGGTTGATGCCCATCGGCACCAAGTTGCCGAACCCCATCGGCCTGTTCGACGTGGTCGGCAACGCGGCGGAAATGGTCCAGGAATCGTTCCAACTGGTGCACGCCGGTCGCCGTCAGGGCGCCTATGGCGGTTTCGTGGTCAAGGGCGGTAACTACCTGGAAGGCGAGGGCACGTTGTTCACCGGCATGCGCCGCGAATACCCGCTGTTCACCGCCGACGGCACCGAGCAAAGCAACGAAACCACCGGCTTTCGCGTCGCCGTCGGGGCGTTGTCGGCGCCGCGGTCGCGCTACAAGGAATTGTTTGCCCAATGGCAGAAAGAAGGACGTCTCGCGTCCCTGACCGACGCCATCGATGACGCCGACGATCCGACCAAACGCCTGGACAGCATCATCGCCGCCAGCGTCGACCCGCGGCTGCAAGCCGAACTGGGGCTGGTCAACGAAGAGCTCAAGCGCAACGTCTCGCTCATCGCCCAGCAGCGCGAGGAAGCGGCGGGCAACCTGATCCAGTCGTCGGCCCTGGTGGCCGAGACCGTCAATAACTACAACATTCGCCTGACCAATCTGCAGAACAGTCGGCAGGTGGCCCTGGACGCCAAGGACGAGGCCAGTG
Encoded proteins:
- a CDS encoding formylglycine-generating enzyme family protein, with the protein product MYKLLGAAVALSLASLAWADEGSDKLDNPKPLPDDVSLPLPCEGQMVFRYVYILAQGTLDDREISLGYPFSEGEAGYQQSFISGYRRDFINGQFTLKDLPTDWNKTITPLMPKTDAKTPLKPMLYFIGKYEVTARQYAQVMAQAQSLASGEPAPACEALQADLPQGVAGRLPKVKLSKFEAERFSAVYSAWLMKYHKDLLPVSGRGTSAEDGGLGFVRLPTEVEWEFAARGGQAVSRQDLEGRLFPRRLEGSESDGPLADWAVFNQVAGGTGQAARLMPIGTKLPNPIGLFDVVGNAAEMVQESFQLVHAGRRQGAYGGFVVKGGNYLEGEGTLFTGMRREYPLFTADGTEQSNETTGFRVAVGALSAPRSRYKELFAQWQKEGRLASLTDAIDDADDPTKRLDSIIAASVDPRLQAELGLVNEELKRNVSLIAQQREEAAGNLIQSSALVAETVNNYNIRLTNLQNSRQVALDAKDEASAQLFATAIDNGRSALDGAVAIYIDNLATGTRYTDAVIQAQFQRIKEELERKPVLGKSLVARATLFVRHVGDYRQQKRADPAAILKELLASSAQRS